A section of the Rhizobium sp. ACO-34A genome encodes:
- a CDS encoding peptide ABC transporter substrate-binding protein, whose amino-acid sequence MSDNENSTTTDRRIAGLSATRRAFLSGAATAAVGLAILPSFPSMVFAEAKSGGHARFAINDGAQTDALDPATWQSSFTQVVFGGTLCNALTELGVDGSAEPDLAESFSSSDDMKTWTFKLRSGLKFHDGKNVTSADVVASFKHHMGAESSSAAKAIVDAITDIKAADDLTVVFTLAGGNADFPYIVSDCHLAVFPAKPDGTIEWGKGIATGPYIIDDLQPGVSVKMKKNPAYHKPGKPYFDSVEFVNIIDVAARTNALMTGEIDYMVDADIKTLTLLERNPEVEISKVAGLRHFTFSMNTEVAPFNDPNVRQALKYAIDREDVVAKAFLGNAKAANDNPIAQQIAFATNPEPVHSYNIEKAKEYLAKAGLESLKVDLSVAETAFPNAIDAALLFKEHAAKAGIEINVVREPDDGYWDNVWMQKPFVGVDWLGKPTCDSLFTTVYASDGPWNDTHWKNARFDELLIAGRAEADPAKRKAIYAEMQQLLQDDGGALVIAYALFIDAMSKKIGHGPIGNMLQCDNFRMAERWWMA is encoded by the coding sequence ATGAGTGACAATGAAAACAGCACAACGACGGATCGCCGCATCGCGGGTCTGTCGGCCACCAGGCGAGCCTTCCTCTCGGGCGCCGCAACCGCCGCTGTCGGGCTTGCGATCCTGCCGTCGTTCCCGTCGATGGTTTTCGCCGAAGCAAAATCCGGCGGCCATGCCCGTTTCGCCATCAATGATGGAGCCCAGACGGACGCGCTCGATCCCGCGACGTGGCAGAGTTCATTCACGCAGGTCGTCTTCGGCGGAACGCTGTGCAATGCGCTGACCGAACTCGGCGTCGATGGCTCGGCCGAGCCGGATCTGGCCGAGAGTTTCTCCAGCTCCGACGATATGAAGACCTGGACCTTCAAGCTCAGGAGCGGTCTCAAGTTTCACGACGGCAAGAACGTGACCTCGGCCGACGTCGTCGCCTCGTTCAAGCATCACATGGGTGCTGAATCGAGCTCTGCCGCCAAGGCGATCGTCGATGCCATCACGGACATCAAGGCGGCTGATGATCTGACCGTCGTCTTCACGCTTGCCGGCGGCAACGCCGACTTCCCCTATATCGTCTCGGATTGCCATCTCGCCGTCTTCCCGGCCAAGCCCGACGGCACGATCGAATGGGGCAAGGGTATTGCGACCGGCCCCTACATCATCGACGATCTGCAGCCGGGCGTCTCGGTGAAGATGAAAAAGAACCCCGCTTATCACAAGCCGGGCAAGCCCTATTTCGACAGCGTCGAATTCGTCAATATCATCGATGTCGCCGCCCGCACCAACGCATTGATGACCGGCGAGATTGACTACATGGTCGATGCCGACATCAAGACCCTGACGCTGCTGGAGCGCAACCCGGAAGTCGAAATCTCCAAGGTCGCGGGCCTTCGCCACTTTACCTTCAGCATGAACACCGAAGTGGCGCCGTTCAACGATCCGAACGTGCGGCAGGCGCTGAAATACGCCATCGACCGTGAAGACGTCGTCGCCAAGGCCTTCCTCGGCAATGCCAAGGCAGCCAATGACAACCCGATTGCCCAGCAGATCGCCTTCGCCACCAATCCGGAGCCGGTGCACAGCTACAACATTGAGAAGGCTAAGGAATATCTGGCAAAGGCAGGCCTCGAAAGCCTGAAGGTCGACCTCTCCGTTGCCGAAACCGCTTTTCCGAATGCCATCGACGCGGCCCTTCTCTTCAAGGAACACGCCGCCAAGGCTGGCATCGAGATCAACGTGGTTCGCGAACCCGATGACGGCTACTGGGACAATGTCTGGATGCAGAAGCCTTTCGTCGGCGTCGACTGGCTCGGCAAGCCGACCTGCGATAGCCTGTTTACCACCGTCTATGCCAGCGATGGTCCGTGGAACGATACGCACTGGAAGAATGCGCGCTTCGACGAACTGCTGATTGCCGGCCGCGCCGAGGCCGATCCGGCCAAGCGCAAGGCGATCTACGCGGAGATGCAGCAGTTGCTGCAGGACGACGGTGGTGCGCTCGTCATCGCCTATGCCCTCTTCATCGACGCGATGTCGAAGAAGATCGGCCACGGCCCGATCGGCAACATGCTCCAGTGCGACAACTTCCGCATGGCCGAACGCTGGTGGATGGCCTGA
- a CDS encoding ABC transporter permease — protein MGLATLFGVSIIIFAAIAVLPGDFAKVALGRSATPETVANFRHLLGLDQPALLRYMHWIGGVARGDFGLSFSSGTGTPRTVASIIGPRIANTLTLAAVTACVAVPLALGLGLLAAMYRNSLLDRVLNTATLICISFPEFFVAYVLMLFLAVKIPLFYSLARISPDMSSMEMLARMALPIVTLCFGIVAHMMRMTRATIIGLLASPYIEMARLKGVAPWKIILLHALPNAWAPIVAVIAFNLAYLIVGVVVVEVVFVYPGIGQSMVDAVKSRDIPVVQACALIFAATFVILNLLADVLAVASNPRLRQPAS, from the coding sequence CTGGGACTGGCGACGCTCTTCGGTGTGTCCATCATCATCTTTGCGGCGATTGCCGTTCTTCCCGGCGATTTCGCCAAGGTCGCCCTCGGTCGCTCGGCCACGCCGGAAACGGTCGCGAATTTCCGCCATCTGCTCGGCCTCGATCAACCCGCACTGCTACGCTACATGCATTGGATCGGGGGCGTCGCGCGTGGCGATTTCGGCCTGTCCTTTTCCTCCGGGACCGGTACTCCGCGAACCGTGGCGAGCATCATCGGTCCACGTATCGCCAATACCCTGACGCTGGCAGCTGTCACGGCCTGCGTTGCCGTTCCGCTGGCGCTGGGGCTTGGACTTCTGGCCGCGATGTACCGCAACAGCCTGCTTGACCGCGTTCTCAACACGGCGACGCTCATCTGCATCTCCTTTCCGGAATTTTTCGTCGCCTATGTGCTGATGCTGTTTCTCGCGGTGAAGATCCCGCTGTTCTACTCGCTGGCGCGCATCAGCCCGGATATGAGTTCGATGGAAATGCTCGCACGCATGGCCCTGCCGATCGTGACGCTCTGTTTCGGTATCGTAGCGCATATGATGCGCATGACCCGGGCGACGATCATCGGTCTCCTGGCCAGCCCCTACATCGAGATGGCGCGCCTCAAGGGTGTTGCACCCTGGAAAATCATCCTCCTGCACGCCCTGCCGAATGCCTGGGCGCCCATCGTCGCCGTCATCGCCTTCAACCTCGCCTATCTCATCGTCGGCGTCGTGGTGGTGGAAGTGGTGTTCGTCTATCCGGGCATCGGCCAGTCGATGGTGGATGCGGTGAAATCGCGCGACATTCCAGTCGTGCAGGCCTGCGCCCTGATCTTCGCCGCCACCTTCGTCATCCTCAATCTCCTGGCGGATGTGCTCGCAGTCGCCTCCAATCCGCGCCTGCGGCAACCGGCTTCGTGA
- a CDS encoding ABC transporter permease yields the protein MTVFDTDPSDLIPARGHLVIARLRRIPGVTALALLIILVYAVVALLAPFLAPHGEAEVVSAQPFLPWSAEFPFGTDQLGRDVLSRLLYGARNSTGIAFITTALAFVTGASLGLVSAVAPRWVDHMLSTVADMLMSIPQLIFALILLALFGSSIPSIILIIALLNATQIYRLSRSTARNTAALDFVEFARLRGEGIGWIASREILPNVLPTLIAEFGLRFCFVFLTISALSFLGLGIQPPSADWGTMVREGATFISYGDITPLVPAAAIAVLTVSVNFVVDWFLDIASGLKDER from the coding sequence ATGACCGTGTTTGACACTGACCCGTCCGACCTCATTCCCGCACGAGGGCATCTGGTGATCGCAAGGCTGCGCCGGATCCCCGGCGTGACGGCGCTGGCGCTCCTCATCATCCTCGTTTATGCGGTCGTCGCCCTGCTTGCGCCCTTTCTTGCTCCGCATGGTGAGGCGGAAGTCGTCTCGGCACAGCCCTTCCTCCCCTGGAGCGCCGAGTTTCCCTTCGGAACGGATCAGCTTGGTCGCGACGTGCTGAGCCGGTTGCTCTATGGCGCGCGCAACTCCACCGGTATCGCTTTCATCACCACGGCGCTTGCCTTCGTCACCGGGGCGAGCCTCGGCCTCGTCTCGGCAGTTGCGCCGCGCTGGGTCGACCACATGCTGTCGACCGTGGCCGACATGCTGATGTCCATTCCGCAGCTCATTTTCGCACTGATCCTGCTGGCCCTGTTCGGCTCCTCGATCCCGAGCATCATCCTGATCATCGCGCTGCTCAACGCGACGCAGATCTACCGTCTCTCGCGCTCTACCGCGCGAAACACGGCGGCGCTGGATTTCGTGGAGTTCGCGCGGTTGCGTGGCGAGGGCATTGGCTGGATAGCCTCGCGGGAAATCCTGCCCAACGTGCTGCCGACCCTGATTGCGGAATTCGGCCTGCGTTTCTGCTTCGTCTTCCTGACGATCTCGGCCCTGTCCTTCCTCGGGCTTGGCATCCAGCCGCCGTCGGCGGACTGGGGCACGATGGTCCGCGAGGGCGCGACCTTCATCAGCTATGGCGACATCACGCCCCTGGTGCCGGCAGCCGCCATCGCGGTGCTGACCGTCAGCGTCAATTTCGTCGTGGACTGGTTCCTCGACATAGCAAGCGGGCTGAAAGATGAACGATAG
- a CDS encoding ABC transporter, with protein sequence MSFPAANLLEIRHLKMEARTLHGWHGIVNDVSLSVKRGEVVGLIGESGAGKSTIGLSALGFARGGCRFAGGEVVFDGTDLLRQPERKLRALRGKRIAYVAQSAAASFNPARKLIDQTVECALQRGDISREEAVAEAKALYRELMLPNPETIGDRYPHQVSGGQLQRVMTAMAMICRPDLIVFDEPTTALDVTTQVEVLAAIRRAVEEHGTAALYVSHDLAVVAQMAHRIVVLKHGRVVEQAETATMLTEPKEAYTRSLWAVRDMAKEEKAPAAPILRVADVDAYYGSFKVLDGINLDVPLGGTVAIVGESGSGKSTLSRVIAGLLPAASGSVSLAGRELAANAEARSRDELRRIQLIYQSADTALNPSQTVAELIGRPLSFYFGMDGRERTRRVVELLDLVEMGGQFASRLPSELSGGQKQRVAIARAMAADPDIFICDEITSALDRLVQEQILKLLLDLQERMGKTYLFITHDIATVNAMADKVVVMQRGRLVEEGTRRAVIEEAQHPYTQLLLASVPQMDSGWLDDAVARNRRLRQGLETMNAAS encoded by the coding sequence ATGTCTTTTCCTGCGGCAAACCTTCTCGAAATCCGCCATTTGAAGATGGAAGCCCGAACGCTGCACGGCTGGCACGGTATCGTGAATGATGTCAGCCTTTCGGTGAAACGTGGCGAGGTCGTCGGGCTGATCGGTGAATCCGGTGCGGGAAAATCGACCATCGGTCTTTCAGCACTTGGTTTTGCGCGCGGCGGCTGCCGTTTTGCCGGCGGCGAGGTGGTCTTTGACGGCACTGACCTCCTGCGTCAGCCGGAGCGCAAGCTCCGCGCCCTTCGTGGCAAGCGCATCGCCTATGTGGCCCAGAGTGCCGCGGCGAGCTTCAATCCGGCCCGCAAGCTGATCGACCAGACGGTGGAATGTGCCCTTCAGCGTGGCGACATCTCCCGCGAAGAGGCCGTTGCGGAGGCCAAGGCGCTTTACCGCGAACTGATGCTGCCGAACCCCGAGACCATCGGTGACCGTTATCCCCATCAGGTTTCCGGCGGCCAGCTGCAGCGGGTGATGACGGCGATGGCGATGATCTGTCGTCCCGATCTCATCGTTTTCGACGAGCCGACCACGGCGCTCGACGTCACCACCCAGGTCGAGGTGCTGGCCGCGATCCGCCGAGCGGTCGAGGAACACGGCACCGCCGCGCTCTATGTCAGCCACGACCTCGCGGTGGTGGCGCAGATGGCTCACCGCATCGTGGTGCTGAAGCATGGCCGGGTGGTCGAGCAGGCCGAGACGGCAACCATGCTGACGGAGCCGAAAGAGGCATACACCCGTTCGCTCTGGGCAGTGCGCGACATGGCCAAGGAGGAGAAGGCGCCTGCCGCTCCGATCCTCAGGGTTGCCGATGTCGATGCCTATTACGGTAGCTTCAAGGTGCTCGATGGCATCAATCTCGATGTGCCGCTCGGCGGCACGGTGGCGATCGTCGGCGAGTCCGGTTCCGGCAAGTCGACGCTTTCGCGGGTGATCGCCGGTCTCCTGCCTGCTGCAAGCGGCTCGGTGTCGCTCGCAGGTCGCGAACTTGCCGCCAATGCGGAGGCACGCAGTCGTGACGAGTTGCGGCGCATCCAGTTGATCTACCAGTCCGCCGATACGGCACTCAATCCGAGCCAGACGGTGGCGGAACTGATCGGGCGGCCGCTGTCGTTCTATTTCGGCATGGACGGTCGCGAACGGACGAGGCGGGTTGTGGAACTGCTCGATCTCGTGGAAATGGGCGGTCAGTTCGCCTCGCGGCTGCCCTCCGAGCTTTCGGGCGGACAGAAGCAGCGCGTCGCCATTGCCCGTGCGATGGCGGCCGATCCCGACATCTTCATCTGCGACGAGATAACCTCGGCGCTCGACAGGCTGGTTCAGGAGCAGATCCTGAAGCTCCTGCTCGATTTGCAGGAAAGGATGGGCAAGACCTATCTTTTCATCACCCATGACATCGCGACCGTCAACGCCATGGCGGACAAGGTCGTGGTCATGCAGCGCGGGCGTCTGGTCGAGGAGGGGACGCGCCGGGCGGTGATCGAGGAGGCGCAACATCCCTATACGCAATTGCTGCTGGCATCGGTGCCGCAGATGGATTCCGGCTGGCTCGACGATGCTGTCGCCCGTAACCGCCGGCTGAGACAGGGGCTTGAAACCATGAACGCCGCGTCGTGA
- a CDS encoding amino acid ABC transporter: MTTTGKKLGLTLAAGIFSLCAAAAAHAAGPEWNEIVIGTEGAYPPFNFVDSAGNVGGLDVDIAKALCDEMKAKCTFVTQEWDGIIPALQGKKFDAIVASMSITPEREQQIAFSDPYYTSRLAFVGRKDGAPASIKAEDLAGKTLGAQSSTPQADFLNDLYGAHGATVKLYPTQDEADMDLANGRLDGVVADKFYLDSWLKEAGKDCCKLIGDLTEGETKIAIGLRKDDAALKDKLNAAMKAIVANGTYKTVVSKYFDFDIY; the protein is encoded by the coding sequence ATGACGACAACTGGAAAGAAACTGGGACTGACCCTCGCGGCAGGGATCTTCTCGCTTTGCGCTGCCGCCGCGGCACACGCAGCCGGACCGGAGTGGAACGAGATCGTGATCGGCACGGAAGGTGCCTATCCGCCGTTCAATTTCGTCGATAGCGCTGGCAATGTCGGCGGTCTCGACGTGGATATCGCCAAGGCTCTCTGCGACGAGATGAAGGCGAAGTGCACCTTCGTCACGCAGGAGTGGGATGGCATCATTCCCGCCCTTCAGGGCAAGAAGTTCGACGCCATCGTCGCATCGATGTCGATCACGCCGGAGCGCGAGCAGCAGATCGCCTTCTCCGATCCGTATTACACCTCGCGCCTTGCCTTCGTCGGGCGCAAGGACGGCGCGCCTGCCAGCATCAAGGCGGAAGATCTCGCCGGCAAGACGCTTGGCGCACAGTCCTCGACGCCGCAGGCCGATTTCCTGAATGATCTCTACGGTGCCCATGGCGCGACGGTGAAGCTTTATCCGACGCAGGATGAGGCCGACATGGACCTCGCCAACGGTCGTCTGGACGGTGTGGTCGCCGACAAGTTCTATCTGGATTCCTGGCTCAAGGAAGCCGGCAAGGATTGCTGCAAGTTGATTGGCGACCTGACGGAAGGCGAAACCAAGATCGCCATCGGCCTGCGCAAGGACGACGCGGCGCTGAAGGACAAGCTCAATGCCGCCATGAAGGCGATTGTCGCCAACGGTACCTACAAGACCGTCGTTTCGAAGTATTTCGACTTCGACATCTATTGA
- a CDS encoding ABC transporter permease: MHGFLDQLLDPALFATLLRVATPLLLAALGVMISDRAGVLNIGMEGMMLSGALTGVLVSAATGSPWMGFFGALLASASIGLLMALVVHRLGTDLIMTGIAVNLAATSATTLGLYLATGDKGMSGALKSGVLPSIDIPVIGDIPVLGAYLSGHHVLTYLALLCVPVMSVLMSRTTFGLHVRASGVDPKSVTAAGISVRRVQTIALMISGLFGGAAGAYLSMGYVSWFAQNMTAGRGFIAVAAEVMGMGTAWGTLAASIVLAAAETLAITMQSLGLPHELMQMIPYVVPVVVLTLHAGRRRRPKRQSLT, from the coding sequence ATGCACGGCTTTCTCGACCAGCTTCTGGATCCGGCACTTTTCGCAACTCTTCTCCGTGTCGCCACGCCATTGTTGCTCGCAGCGCTTGGCGTGATGATCTCGGACCGCGCGGGCGTGCTGAATATCGGCATGGAGGGCATGATGCTCTCCGGCGCACTGACCGGTGTTCTCGTGAGCGCCGCGACGGGAAGTCCATGGATGGGCTTTTTCGGTGCGCTGCTCGCATCGGCTTCCATCGGCCTGCTGATGGCCCTCGTCGTCCATCGACTGGGAACCGATCTCATCATGACCGGCATCGCGGTCAATCTCGCGGCGACATCAGCCACCACGCTCGGCCTTTACCTTGCGACGGGTGACAAGGGCATGTCGGGTGCGCTGAAGAGCGGTGTCCTGCCCTCGATCGACATTCCGGTCATCGGCGACATCCCCGTTCTCGGCGCCTATCTCTCCGGCCATCACGTGCTGACCTATCTGGCGCTTCTCTGCGTGCCCGTCATGTCGGTGCTGATGTCGAGAACGACATTCGGCCTGCATGTGCGCGCAAGCGGCGTCGACCCGAAATCGGTGACCGCCGCCGGGATTTCGGTCCGCCGCGTGCAGACGATAGCACTGATGATTTCCGGCCTCTTCGGTGGCGCAGCCGGCGCCTATCTCTCGATGGGCTATGTCAGCTGGTTTGCCCAGAACATGACCGCCGGCCGCGGCTTCATCGCCGTCGCCGCCGAGGTCATGGGCATGGGCACCGCCTGGGGCACGCTCGCCGCGAGCATCGTGCTTGCCGCCGCTGAAACGCTCGCCATCACCATGCAGAGTCTCGGCCTGCCGCACGAGCTCATGCAGATGATCCCCTATGTCGTGCCGGTGGTGGTGCTCACGCTCCATGCCGGCCGCAGGCGCCGCCCGAAGCGGCAAAGCCTTACCTGA
- a CDS encoding ABC transporter permease — translation MRKLTAQLVPMLLTVAIVIAIMLALMVPLALTKDDPAAVLQMFFLGPFGSLRHLGNILEAATPIMLTGLAATIIFRSGLFNLGIEGGFFLGGLGATACALMLPIGGFLAAPIAIFFGAIVGSFACTVPGYLKLRHDANEMVVSLVLNYAFLFAGLFVLNYVLRDPNAGALMSMKIPADARLERLMPGTRLNSGVIIAFLACIAGGIWLYASRSGLNIRIVGSSPGLARHLGLPLSRIAMSAQLLGGLVAGMAGAIEVLGLYPRFSWVQLPGHGWTGIIVAILARENPLAIIPAALFVGYMQIGGDLLARNMDIPNEVVGVITAVVLIGVTANAIHRNPAVLLFIRRLRGREETV, via the coding sequence ATGCGCAAACTGACGGCCCAACTCGTTCCTATGTTGCTGACCGTGGCCATCGTCATCGCCATCATGCTGGCGCTGATGGTTCCGCTCGCGCTGACGAAGGACGATCCGGCAGCTGTGCTGCAGATGTTCTTCCTCGGCCCGTTCGGCAGTCTGCGCCATCTCGGCAATATTCTCGAGGCGGCCACTCCGATCATGCTGACAGGGCTTGCCGCGACGATCATCTTCCGCTCCGGCCTGTTCAATCTCGGCATCGAAGGCGGTTTTTTTCTCGGCGGCCTCGGAGCGACCGCCTGTGCGCTGATGCTTCCCATCGGCGGCTTTCTCGCTGCGCCCATCGCTATTTTCTTCGGCGCAATCGTCGGCAGCTTCGCCTGCACCGTGCCCGGCTATCTGAAGCTCAGGCACGATGCCAACGAGATGGTCGTTTCGCTGGTCCTGAACTACGCCTTCCTGTTCGCCGGCCTGTTCGTCCTGAATTACGTGCTCAGGGACCCGAACGCGGGCGCGTTGATGTCGATGAAGATCCCGGCAGATGCGCGGCTGGAACGCCTTATGCCCGGCACGCGCCTCAACAGCGGCGTCATCATCGCCTTCCTCGCCTGCATCGCCGGTGGAATCTGGCTCTATGCCTCGCGTTCGGGGCTCAATATCCGCATTGTCGGCTCGAGCCCGGGCCTTGCCCGTCACCTCGGCCTGCCGCTTTCGCGCATAGCCATGTCGGCGCAGCTTCTCGGCGGGCTCGTCGCGGGAATGGCCGGTGCAATCGAGGTGCTCGGCCTTTACCCTCGGTTTTCCTGGGTGCAGCTTCCCGGCCATGGGTGGACCGGCATCATCGTCGCGATCCTTGCCCGCGAAAATCCGCTTGCCATCATCCCGGCGGCTCTTTTCGTCGGCTATATGCAGATCGGCGGCGACCTTCTGGCGCGCAACATGGACATACCGAACGAGGTCGTGGGCGTCATCACCGCCGTCGTCCTGATCGGGGTGACCGCGAACGCCATTCATCGCAATCCGGCAGTGCTCCTGTTCATCCGCAGGCTTCGTGGCCGCGAGGAGACCGTCTGA
- a CDS encoding sugar ABC transporter ATP-binding protein, producing the protein MSKRYPNGTLALEGVSFSVRRGSIHAICGENGAGKSTLMKILFGLEQPSEGEILVDGATVGGMTPERAARLGIGMVHQHFSLVPTLTVSENIVLGHEPKRGPFINWQAAERRVRDLGARFDLHVDPKAITGTLTVAAQQKVEILKALSRDTRLLILDEPTAVLSPPEIEELMGRLHDLRRAGVTIIFISHKLNEVRALAETVTILREGRVNATVPLADISDSQITELVMGHAIDIPVRDHHRPAGEALVLMDNVSTSASDPADRIENISLSIRPGEILGIAGVDGSGQRGLVSVLTGLRTAARGSIRFSGRDMSRADSADWRKAGLAHLPADRFTQGGSPGLTLAENAIAGTDGNPDTDWGPFLRRRRIARRVREMIARYSVRASGIGERLDSLSGGNAQKLIAARELATNPRFLLADQPTRGIDVAAAAFLHHRIDEAARNGCAVLLVTADLDELLRLSDRVIVLFNGRIAAEFDNSPELTPARLGPAMLGVEKTA; encoded by the coding sequence ATTTCCAAGCGTTACCCGAACGGTACGCTTGCGCTTGAGGGCGTGTCCTTTTCAGTTCGCCGTGGTTCGATCCACGCGATATGCGGCGAAAACGGCGCGGGCAAATCGACCCTGATGAAGATCCTCTTCGGGCTGGAACAGCCGAGCGAAGGGGAAATCCTCGTCGATGGAGCGACGGTCGGCGGCATGACGCCCGAGCGCGCAGCCCGGCTCGGCATCGGCATGGTGCATCAGCATTTCTCGCTCGTCCCGACGCTGACGGTCAGCGAGAACATCGTGCTCGGTCACGAACCGAAGCGCGGCCCTTTCATCAACTGGCAAGCTGCCGAGCGGCGCGTTCGCGACCTCGGAGCGCGCTTCGACCTTCATGTCGATCCGAAAGCCATCACCGGAACCCTGACGGTCGCTGCCCAGCAGAAGGTCGAAATCCTCAAGGCGCTTTCGCGCGACACCCGCCTTCTCATTCTCGACGAACCGACGGCCGTCCTGTCGCCCCCGGAAATCGAGGAGCTGATGGGGCGTCTCCACGATCTGCGCCGAGCGGGCGTGACCATCATCTTCATTTCCCACAAGCTCAATGAGGTTCGCGCGCTCGCCGAAACGGTGACGATCCTGCGCGAGGGGCGCGTCAACGCGACAGTCCCTCTTGCCGACATCTCCGACAGCCAGATCACCGAACTGGTGATGGGACACGCAATCGACATCCCGGTTCGCGACCATCATCGTCCCGCAGGCGAAGCGCTTGTCCTCATGGACAATGTTTCCACAAGTGCCAGCGATCCGGCCGACAGGATCGAAAACATCAGCCTGTCCATCCGGCCGGGAGAAATCCTGGGTATCGCCGGCGTGGACGGCAGCGGGCAGCGAGGCCTCGTCTCCGTTCTGACGGGATTGAGGACCGCTGCCCGCGGTTCCATCCGCTTCTCCGGCCGCGACATGTCACGGGCGGATAGTGCCGATTGGCGCAAGGCGGGCCTTGCCCACCTTCCGGCCGACCGTTTCACCCAGGGCGGTTCGCCGGGGTTGACGCTGGCGGAGAATGCGATCGCCGGCACCGATGGCAATCCGGATACCGACTGGGGGCCGTTCCTTCGCCGCCGTCGTATTGCCCGGCGCGTGCGTGAGATGATCGCGCGCTATTCGGTGCGGGCCTCCGGCATCGGCGAGAGACTGGATTCCCTTTCCGGCGGCAATGCCCAGAAGCTGATCGCGGCACGTGAACTCGCGACCAACCCGCGCTTCCTGCTCGCCGACCAGCCGACCCGCGGCATCGACGTTGCAGCTGCCGCCTTCCTGCATCACCGGATCGACGAGGCCGCGCGCAACGGCTGCGCCGTCCTGCTGGTGACGGCCGATCTCGATGAACTCCTGCGGCTGAGCGACCGTGTGATCGTCCTGTTCAATGGAAGGATCGCAGCCGAATTCGACAATTCGCCGGAGCTGACGCCCGCCCGCCTGGGGCCGGCCATGCTGGGCGTGGAGAAAACCGCCTGA
- a CDS encoding BMP family ABC transporter substrate-binding protein → MFKSTKRDLIRLSFALATSVSVFTGTAATAAAQDKILLIINGALGDKSFFDSAAHGIEMIKAKYGDKVETKILEIGDDATRWEPALLDASEQDWDLIIAGTYSISEPLGEVAKQYPDKKYILFDAAVPYEDGGYDNIYSIQYKQNEGSYLGGIYAASLLKSGAIPAETGTALGFLGGMDIPVINDFLVGYVAGAQSVNPDVKVAVSYVGSFSDAAKGKELGLAQYRGGTAIGFIAASQAGLGQVSAAKETGKYVLGVDSDQEAIFAGSDPELASRIVSSVLKNVDVSLLQAYDRYADGKLPFGQAESLGLKEGAVGIVEKGNFEKLATPETIAALKAAEEAIASGAVTVPTAFGMASEDIGALRDKVRP, encoded by the coding sequence ATGTTCAAATCGACCAAGCGAGACCTGATCCGTCTCTCCTTCGCGCTTGCCACCTCCGTCTCGGTATTCACCGGGACCGCAGCGACCGCCGCCGCGCAGGACAAGATCCTGCTCATCATCAACGGCGCGCTGGGCGACAAGTCCTTCTTCGACTCCGCCGCGCACGGCATCGAGATGATCAAGGCAAAATACGGCGACAAGGTCGAAACCAAGATCCTCGAAATCGGCGACGACGCAACGCGCTGGGAGCCGGCGCTGCTCGACGCTTCCGAACAGGATTGGGATCTCATCATTGCCGGGACCTATTCGATCTCCGAGCCGCTGGGTGAAGTCGCCAAGCAGTATCCGGATAAGAAATACATCCTCTTCGATGCCGCGGTTCCCTATGAAGACGGCGGCTACGACAACATCTATTCGATCCAGTACAAGCAGAACGAAGGCTCCTATCTCGGCGGTATCTATGCCGCGAGCCTCCTGAAATCAGGCGCGATCCCGGCTGAGACCGGAACGGCCCTCGGCTTCCTCGGCGGCATGGATATCCCCGTCATCAACGACTTCCTCGTCGGCTATGTCGCCGGCGCACAGTCGGTCAATCCGGACGTGAAGGTCGCGGTTTCCTATGTCGGCTCCTTCTCGGATGCCGCCAAGGGCAAGGAACTTGGCCTCGCCCAGTATCGCGGCGGCACGGCCATCGGCTTCATCGCCGCCTCGCAGGCCGGCCTCGGTCAGGTTTCGGCCGCCAAGGAAACCGGAAAATACGTTCTCGGCGTCGATTCCGACCAGGAAGCGATCTTCGCCGGCAGCGACCCGGAACTTGCCTCGCGCATCGTCAGCTCCGTCCTGAAGAATGTCGATGTCTCGCTGCTGCAGGCCTATGACCGTTATGCCGACGGCAAGCTCCCCTTCGGTCAGGCAGAAAGCCTTGGCCTGAAGGAAGGCGCAGTCGGCATCGTCGAGAAGGGCAATTTCGAAAAGCTCGCAACGCCTGAAACCATCGCTGCGCTGAAGGCTGCGGAAGAAGCGATCGCTTCGGGTGCCGTCACCGTTCCGACCGCCTTCGGCATGGCCAGCGAAGACATCGGCGCGCTGCGCGACAAGGTCCGTCCTTGA